In a single window of the Penaeus chinensis breed Huanghai No. 1 chromosome 4, ASM1920278v2, whole genome shotgun sequence genome:
- the LOC125046679 gene encoding uncharacterized protein LOC125046679 isoform X6 yields the protein MPKSSVFVRLNWPSKNSETSQDEVELSPCQDVSKTLPLHAEREAVEECQKGDKPVQSASPLSCEDIAGKDSKQIAQGIKLKGQSSEKEKLVKPPGSGSVKVLSKCNTEHNEAPSSSKVGTPILDTSHSLDSPLWSGTKRGELSENKGAETPSGLQNKTSGGSVKEGNGNGKTHKPKTKPKPRSLGKGRKITRSLSASCVSVSTNTDPRDFLELASVASATLPSRRRLKEPTEAPLGESEKVSQDTTSTLETTTKDENSQSKEMSQGNVEDLSKESNKKQSPELQNQKPNADIQVLRTEKHEEEESKDGNTKNQSKTDTISPKKDNNEEAEQIADIDLEKGYIELPSYVPKEPAKKCVLPDDSNSVSLLPLHHTRTVEEMCNSEYLHPSYFYKNSPQVTSNMVTEEPIKCNSPELVRDDKIPIGVTPPPDPCVVPLSVYPTDFTNIPPVVLPSYNQVNFVKPTFQPPDVQEEKFDLLYPSLVDSDCTALYNGLGRSYPNQRVAGPVGEYDNFAYPMHWSPLPGRAASPQRRQKLDKDISVESCPDVVLQTLESEGSLQQNKPVKKTVTFLLPPEHWDSLISLRESNIGGYPQSGYAELDGALLPPNGQDPYRNTPSPGLHGLPQDRYDGGLEGEGHAGDYPEDGRYPAAESAMVYPPEGVVYGRLLGAPRSPYTINGSVGASAEPLLPSPGMYDEEPPHVQHPAPLPHMSPPTPSLPPPPIQNHDNYAHPNLLRSPSADSGAPRVRWRDPDLHEVIDFLSNPNNVVKANAAAYLQHLCYMDDPTKQKTRILGGIPPLVALLTHDLPELHRNACGALRNLSYGRQNDENKRAIRDASGIPSLVRLLRKTPDNEVKELVTGILWNLSSCEDLKHNIIDDALTVIVSHVIIPCSGWDGGDVERDPNVDVWWSTVFKNASGVLRNISSAGEYARTKLRQCNGLVDSLLTVIKSAIQGSSHDNKSVENCVCILRNLSYRCQEVEDPNYDKNQPPTQSRATATAKGDNLGCFGGSRKKKEAVGGAVKETSTGQRTTGPRTEPLRGMELLWQPEVVSSYLALLSDCSNPETLEAAAGALQNLAACYWQPSIDVRAAVRKEKGLPILVELLRMEVDRVVCAVATALRNLAIDQRNKELIGKYAMRDLVQKLPSGNTHDSGTSDETIAAVLATLNEVIKKSAEFSRSLLDVGGVERLVNMTRHRGRYSVRVVKFASQVLFSMWGHQELREVYKKAGWKEQDFVSKSVAARNAAGGGANSPTANNTLNRPMASQGGTRYEDRTIQRGQGKAHHQYNRGEEVPMANMGYSGDGGVVPPAGGVRLYPPMQGKPGEPVYAKVNRDKKRNRQYDSMGPQYGTLGGADDWGGPVYSGSPAASPNFNNSPSMNNNNSNANNNNNNGILLENAADGQAGDSWV from the exons ATGCCAAAGTCTTCAGTTTTTGTGAGATTGAACTGGCCATCAAAGAACAGTGAGACGTCTCAAGATGAAGTCGAATTGTCTCCGTGTCAAGATGTTTCCAAGACCCTTCCCCTGCATGCTGAAAGGGAGGCAGTGGAAGAGTGTCAGAAGGGAGACAAGCCAGTACAGTCAGCTAGTCCTTTATCATGTGAAGATATTGCAGGCAAAGACTCTAAACAAATAGCTCAGGGAATTAAGCTCAAGGGACAGTCATCAGAGAAGGAAAAATTGGTTAAGCCTCCAGGTAGTGGTTCAGTAAAAGTGCTTTCAAAGTGTAATACAGAGCATAATGAGGCTCCTTCCAGTAGTAAAGTGGGCACACCCATACTTGATACAAGTCATAGTTTAGACTCCCCACTATGGTCTGGAACAAAAAGAGGGGAACTTAGTGAAAATAAAGGTGCTGAAACCCCTTCTGGGTTGCAGAATAAGACATCTGGAGGCTCTGttaaggaaggaaatgggaatggTAAAACACACAAGCCTAAAACCAAGCCAAAACCCAGGAGCTTGGGCAAAGGGCGGAAAATTACAAGATCTCTAAGTGCTTCTTGCGTCAGTGTCAGCACAAACACTGATCCCAGGGATTTCTTAGAGTTAGCAAGTGTTGCAAGTGCTACACTTCCATCAAGAAGACGTTTGAAAGAGCCCACTGAAGCGCCTCTTGGAGAATCAGAAAAAGTATCACAGGACACTACTTCAACTCTGGAAACCACCACAAAGGATGAAAACTCTCAGAGTAAGGAGATGAGTCAAGGTAATGTGGAAGACTTGTCAAAGGAATCAAATAAGAAACAAAGTCCTGAACTTCAAAACCAAAAACCAAATGCAGACATCCAGGTTCTGAGAACAGAAAAGCATGAAGAGGAGGAATCTAAAGATGGAAACACTAAAAACCAAAGTAAAACTGATACCATCTCtccaaagaaagataataatgaagaagctGAGCAGATTGCTGATATTGACTTGGAAAAAGGTTACATAGAACTACCTAGTTATGTGCCCAAAGAACCTGCCAAAAAGTGTGTATTGCCAGATGATAGTAATTCTGTGTCTTTACTGCCTCTCCACCACACAAGAACTGTTGAGGAAATGTGTAACTCAGAATATTTGCATCCAAGTTATTTTTACAAAAACTCCCCTCAAGTCACGAGTAATATGGTAACTGAAGAACCAATAAAGTGCAATTCCCCAGAGCTGGTCAGAGACGACAAAATTCCCATTGGAGTAACTCCTCCTCCAGACCCCTGTGTTGTACCACTTTCAGTTTATCCAACAGACTTTACTAATATTCCACCAGTTGTGCTGCCTTCATATAATCAGGTGAACTTTGTTAAACCAACATTCCAACCACCAGATGTTCAAGAGGAGAAATTTGATCTTCTCTATCCATCGTTGGTAGACAGTGATTGTACAGCTCTTTACAATGGGCTAGGGAGAAGTTACCCAAACCAGAGAGTAGCTGGCCCAGTTGGTGAATATGATAATTTTGCTTATCCAATGCACTGGTCACCATTACCTGGAAGAGCGGCTTCACCTCAAAGAAGGCAGAAACTCGATAAAGATATATCAGTTGAGTCCTGTCCTGATGTTGTTCTGCAGACTTTGGAAAGTGAGGGGTCACTCCAACAGAATAAGCCTGTGAAGAAGACGGTAACATTTCTGCTGCCACCTGAGCACTGGGATTCTCTTATCTCACTGAGAGAAAGTAACA TTGGTGGGTATCCTCAAAGTGGTTACGCAGAATTAGATGGCGCGCTCCTGCCACCAAATGGGCAAGATCCTTACCGCAACACTCCATCACCAGGACTTCATGGTCTCCCACAAGACCGATATG ATGGTGGCCTTGAAGGGGAAGGCCATGCGGGGGATTACCCTGAAGATGGCAGGTATCCTGCAGCTGAAAGTGCCATGGTATACCCTCCTGAAGGGGTTGTATATGGGCGGCTTTTAGGGGCCCCTCGCTCGCCATACACCATCAACGGTAGTGTCGGGGCGAGTGCCGAGCCTCTTTTGCCCTCACCTGGCATGTACGACGAGGAACCCCCTCACGTGCAGCACCCCGCACCTCTCCCGCACATGTCACCACCAACCccctcacttccacctccaccaatcCAAAACCACGACAATTATGCACATCCCAATCTGCTGCGGTCCCCCTCTGCAGACAGCGGTGCGCCCAGAG TTCGGTGGCGAGACCCAGACCTTCACGAAGTAATAGATTTCCTGAGCAACCCTAACAATGTAGTGAAAGCCAATGCAGCAGCCTATCTCCAACACCTGTGCTACATGGACGACCCAACTAAACAGAAGACCCGCATTCTGGGCGGCATCCCTCCCCTAGTGGCCCTCCTCACTCATGACCTTCCTGAACTACACCGTAATGCTTGTGGAGCGCTACG GAATCTGTCATATGGACGGCAGAATGATGAGAACAAGAGAGCCATCCGAGATGCCTCTGGCATTCCCTCACTAGTCAGGCTTTTACGGAAAACTCCAGACAACGAAGTGAAAGAGCTAGTAACAGGCATTCTCTGGAACTTGTCTTCTTGTGAA GATTTGAAGCATAACATTATAGATGATGCTCTGACTGTTATCGTGAGTCATGTGATCATCCCTTGCTCGGGCTGGGATGGCGGGGACGTTGAACGGGATCCCAATGTGGATGTGTGGTGGTCTACTGTTTTTAAAAATGCGTCGGGTGTTTTAAG GAATATAAGTTCTGCTGGAGAATATGCGCGAACGAAATTACGTCAGTGTAACGGTCTAGTGGACTCGCTACTCACGGTTATTAAGTCTGCCATCCAGGGATCTTCCCACGATAACAAGAGTGTGGAGAACTGTGTTTGCATCCTGCGGAATCTTTCCTATCGCTGTCAGGAAGTCGAGGACCCCAACTACGACAAGAACCAGCCTCCAACTCAGTCTCGGGCCACAGCCACAGCGAAGG GTGATAATCTCGGATGCTTTGgaggaagcagaaagaagaaggaggcagTGGGCGGGGCAGTGAAGGAGACAAGCACGGGACAGCGGACCACAGGGCCTCGCACCGAGCCTCTGCGGGGCATGGAGCTCCTCTGGCAACCTGAG GTGGTGAGTTCGTACCTAGCGCTTCTCTCCGACTGTAGTAATCCTGAGACCCTAGAGGCAGCTGCTGGAGCTCTGCAGAACCTTGCTGCATGCTATTGGCAGCCAAGTATAGATGTAAGAGCTGCagtcagaaaagaaaaaggattacCCATACTAGTAGAACTTCTTAGGATGGAAGTAGACCGGGTGGTGTGTGCGGTGGCCACAGCCCTCCGCAACTTGGCCATAGATCAAAGGAACAAAGAACTGATAG GAAAATATGCTATGAGAGATTTGGTTCAAAAATTGCCATCGGGAAACACCCACGACAGTGGGACGAGCGATGAGACCATTGCCGCTGTTTTAGCCACCTTGAATGAAGTAATTAAGAAGAGTGCGGAATTTTCACGTTCGTTGCTAGATGTAGGTGGTGTCGAGAGGCTGGTTAACATGACCCGGCATCGTGGACGCTATTCAGTTAGAGTTGTCAAGTTTGCCTCACAG GTGCTGTTTTCAATGTGGGGACACCAAGAGTTACGAGAGGTCTATAAAAAGGCAGGCTGGAAGGAGCAGGACTTTGTAAGCAAGAGTGTAGCTGCTCGTAATGCGGCAGGTGGCGGTGCTAACTCTCCAACTGCCAATAATACACTAAATCGTCCAATGGCCTCGCAGGGGGGAACCCGTTACGAAGACAGGACGATCCAGCGGGGGCAAGGAAAGGCCCACCACCAGTATAATCGG GGAGAAGAGGTGCCGATGGCGAACATGGGTTACAGTGGCGATGGGGGTGTAGTTCCTCCTGCAGGCGGGGTAAGACTGTATCCACCCATGCAG GGTAAGCCTGGTGAACCAGTCTACGCTAAGGTGAACAGAGACAAGAAACGCAACCGACAGTATGACAGCATGGGCCCCCAGTATGGAACGCTGGGGGGAGCTGATGACTGGGGTGGACCCGTTTACTCTGGATCTCCAGCGGCCTCTCCCAACTTCAACAACAGCCCtagcatgaacaacaacaacagcaatgcgaacaataacaacaacaatggcatccTGCTAGAAAATGCAGCGGATGGCCAGGCTGGAGATTCGTGGGTGTGA
- the LOC125046679 gene encoding uncharacterized protein LOC125046679 isoform X2: protein MPKSSVFVRLNWPSKNSETSQDEVELSPCQDVSKTLPLHAEREAVEECQKGDKPVQSASPLSCEDIAGKDSKQIAQGIKLKGQSSEKEKLVKPPGSGSVKVLSKCNTEHNEAPSSSKVGTPILDTSHSLDSPLWSGTKRGELSENKGAETPSGLQNKTSGGSVKEGNGNGKTHKPKTKPKPRSLGKGRKITRSLSASCVSVSTNTDPRDFLELASVASATLPSRRRLKEPTEAPLGESEKVSQDTTSTLETTTKDENSQSKEMSQGNVEDLSKESNKKQSPELQNQKPNADIQVLRTEKHEEEESKDGNTKNQSKTDTISPKKDNNEEAEQIADIDLEKGYIELPSYVPKEPAKKCVLPDDSNSVSLLPLHHTRTVEEMCNSEYLHPSYFYKNSPQVTSNMVTEEPIKCNSPELVRDDKIPIGVTPPPDPCVVPLSVYPTDFTNIPPVVLPSYNQVNFVKPTFQPPDVQEEKFDLLYPSLVDSDCTALYNGLGRSYPNQRVAGPVGEYDNFAYPMHWSPLPGRAASPQRRQKLDKDISVESCPDVVLQTLESEGSLQQNKPVKKTVTFLLPPEHWDSLISLRESNIGGYPQSGYAELDGALLPPNGQDPYRNTPSPGLHGLPQDRYDGGLEGEGHAGDYPEDGRYPAAESAMVYPPEGVVYGRLLGAPRSPYTINGSVGASAEPLLPSPGMYDEEPPHVQHPAPLPHMSPPTPSLPPPPIQNHDNYAHPNLLRSPSADSGAPRVRWRDPDLHEVIDFLSNPNNVVKANAAAYLQHLCYMDDPTKQKTRILGGIPPLVALLTHDLPELHRNACGALRNLSYGRQNDENKRAIRDASGIPSLVRLLRKTPDNEVKELVTGILWNLSSCEDLKHNIIDDALTVIVSHVIIPCSGWDGGDVERDPNVDVWWSTVFKNASGVLRNISSAGEYARTKLRQCNGLVDSLLTVIKSAIQGSSHDNKSVENCVCILRNLSYRCQEVEDPNYDKNQPPTQSRATATAKDGEGEGTDTCGRSSEPKDNLCDNLGCFGGSRKKKEAVGGAVKETSTGQRTTGPRTEPLRGMELLWQPEVVSSYLALLSDCSNPETLEAAAGALQNLAACYWQPSIDVRAAVRKEKGLPILVELLRMEVDRVVCAVATALRNLAIDQRNKELIGKYAMRDLVQKLPSGNTHDSGTSDETIAAVLATLNEVIKKSAEFSRSLLDVGGVERLVNMTRHRGRYSVRVVKFASQVLFSMWGHQELREVYKKAGWKEQDFVSKSVAARNAAGGGANSPTANNTLNRPMASQGGTRYEDRTIQRGQGKAHHQYNRGEEVPMANMGYSGDGGVVPPAGGVRLYPPMQGKPGEPVYAKVNRDKKRNRQYDSMGPQYGTLGGADDWGGPVYSGSPAASPNFNNSPSMNNNNSNANNNNNNGILLENAADGQAGDSWV from the exons ATGCCAAAGTCTTCAGTTTTTGTGAGATTGAACTGGCCATCAAAGAACAGTGAGACGTCTCAAGATGAAGTCGAATTGTCTCCGTGTCAAGATGTTTCCAAGACCCTTCCCCTGCATGCTGAAAGGGAGGCAGTGGAAGAGTGTCAGAAGGGAGACAAGCCAGTACAGTCAGCTAGTCCTTTATCATGTGAAGATATTGCAGGCAAAGACTCTAAACAAATAGCTCAGGGAATTAAGCTCAAGGGACAGTCATCAGAGAAGGAAAAATTGGTTAAGCCTCCAGGTAGTGGTTCAGTAAAAGTGCTTTCAAAGTGTAATACAGAGCATAATGAGGCTCCTTCCAGTAGTAAAGTGGGCACACCCATACTTGATACAAGTCATAGTTTAGACTCCCCACTATGGTCTGGAACAAAAAGAGGGGAACTTAGTGAAAATAAAGGTGCTGAAACCCCTTCTGGGTTGCAGAATAAGACATCTGGAGGCTCTGttaaggaaggaaatgggaatggTAAAACACACAAGCCTAAAACCAAGCCAAAACCCAGGAGCTTGGGCAAAGGGCGGAAAATTACAAGATCTCTAAGTGCTTCTTGCGTCAGTGTCAGCACAAACACTGATCCCAGGGATTTCTTAGAGTTAGCAAGTGTTGCAAGTGCTACACTTCCATCAAGAAGACGTTTGAAAGAGCCCACTGAAGCGCCTCTTGGAGAATCAGAAAAAGTATCACAGGACACTACTTCAACTCTGGAAACCACCACAAAGGATGAAAACTCTCAGAGTAAGGAGATGAGTCAAGGTAATGTGGAAGACTTGTCAAAGGAATCAAATAAGAAACAAAGTCCTGAACTTCAAAACCAAAAACCAAATGCAGACATCCAGGTTCTGAGAACAGAAAAGCATGAAGAGGAGGAATCTAAAGATGGAAACACTAAAAACCAAAGTAAAACTGATACCATCTCtccaaagaaagataataatgaagaagctGAGCAGATTGCTGATATTGACTTGGAAAAAGGTTACATAGAACTACCTAGTTATGTGCCCAAAGAACCTGCCAAAAAGTGTGTATTGCCAGATGATAGTAATTCTGTGTCTTTACTGCCTCTCCACCACACAAGAACTGTTGAGGAAATGTGTAACTCAGAATATTTGCATCCAAGTTATTTTTACAAAAACTCCCCTCAAGTCACGAGTAATATGGTAACTGAAGAACCAATAAAGTGCAATTCCCCAGAGCTGGTCAGAGACGACAAAATTCCCATTGGAGTAACTCCTCCTCCAGACCCCTGTGTTGTACCACTTTCAGTTTATCCAACAGACTTTACTAATATTCCACCAGTTGTGCTGCCTTCATATAATCAGGTGAACTTTGTTAAACCAACATTCCAACCACCAGATGTTCAAGAGGAGAAATTTGATCTTCTCTATCCATCGTTGGTAGACAGTGATTGTACAGCTCTTTACAATGGGCTAGGGAGAAGTTACCCAAACCAGAGAGTAGCTGGCCCAGTTGGTGAATATGATAATTTTGCTTATCCAATGCACTGGTCACCATTACCTGGAAGAGCGGCTTCACCTCAAAGAAGGCAGAAACTCGATAAAGATATATCAGTTGAGTCCTGTCCTGATGTTGTTCTGCAGACTTTGGAAAGTGAGGGGTCACTCCAACAGAATAAGCCTGTGAAGAAGACGGTAACATTTCTGCTGCCACCTGAGCACTGGGATTCTCTTATCTCACTGAGAGAAAGTAACA TTGGTGGGTATCCTCAAAGTGGTTACGCAGAATTAGATGGCGCGCTCCTGCCACCAAATGGGCAAGATCCTTACCGCAACACTCCATCACCAGGACTTCATGGTCTCCCACAAGACCGATATG ATGGTGGCCTTGAAGGGGAAGGCCATGCGGGGGATTACCCTGAAGATGGCAGGTATCCTGCAGCTGAAAGTGCCATGGTATACCCTCCTGAAGGGGTTGTATATGGGCGGCTTTTAGGGGCCCCTCGCTCGCCATACACCATCAACGGTAGTGTCGGGGCGAGTGCCGAGCCTCTTTTGCCCTCACCTGGCATGTACGACGAGGAACCCCCTCACGTGCAGCACCCCGCACCTCTCCCGCACATGTCACCACCAACCccctcacttccacctccaccaatcCAAAACCACGACAATTATGCACATCCCAATCTGCTGCGGTCCCCCTCTGCAGACAGCGGTGCGCCCAGAG TTCGGTGGCGAGACCCAGACCTTCACGAAGTAATAGATTTCCTGAGCAACCCTAACAATGTAGTGAAAGCCAATGCAGCAGCCTATCTCCAACACCTGTGCTACATGGACGACCCAACTAAACAGAAGACCCGCATTCTGGGCGGCATCCCTCCCCTAGTGGCCCTCCTCACTCATGACCTTCCTGAACTACACCGTAATGCTTGTGGAGCGCTACG GAATCTGTCATATGGACGGCAGAATGATGAGAACAAGAGAGCCATCCGAGATGCCTCTGGCATTCCCTCACTAGTCAGGCTTTTACGGAAAACTCCAGACAACGAAGTGAAAGAGCTAGTAACAGGCATTCTCTGGAACTTGTCTTCTTGTGAA GATTTGAAGCATAACATTATAGATGATGCTCTGACTGTTATCGTGAGTCATGTGATCATCCCTTGCTCGGGCTGGGATGGCGGGGACGTTGAACGGGATCCCAATGTGGATGTGTGGTGGTCTACTGTTTTTAAAAATGCGTCGGGTGTTTTAAG GAATATAAGTTCTGCTGGAGAATATGCGCGAACGAAATTACGTCAGTGTAACGGTCTAGTGGACTCGCTACTCACGGTTATTAAGTCTGCCATCCAGGGATCTTCCCACGATAACAAGAGTGTGGAGAACTGTGTTTGCATCCTGCGGAATCTTTCCTATCGCTGTCAGGAAGTCGAGGACCCCAACTACGACAAGAACCAGCCTCCAACTCAGTCTCGGGCCACAGCCACAGCGAAGG acggagaaggggaagggacggaCACATGTGGTAGGTCTTCGGAGCCCAAGGACAACCTGT GTGATAATCTCGGATGCTTTGgaggaagcagaaagaagaaggaggcagTGGGCGGGGCAGTGAAGGAGACAAGCACGGGACAGCGGACCACAGGGCCTCGCACCGAGCCTCTGCGGGGCATGGAGCTCCTCTGGCAACCTGAG GTGGTGAGTTCGTACCTAGCGCTTCTCTCCGACTGTAGTAATCCTGAGACCCTAGAGGCAGCTGCTGGAGCTCTGCAGAACCTTGCTGCATGCTATTGGCAGCCAAGTATAGATGTAAGAGCTGCagtcagaaaagaaaaaggattacCCATACTAGTAGAACTTCTTAGGATGGAAGTAGACCGGGTGGTGTGTGCGGTGGCCACAGCCCTCCGCAACTTGGCCATAGATCAAAGGAACAAAGAACTGATAG GAAAATATGCTATGAGAGATTTGGTTCAAAAATTGCCATCGGGAAACACCCACGACAGTGGGACGAGCGATGAGACCATTGCCGCTGTTTTAGCCACCTTGAATGAAGTAATTAAGAAGAGTGCGGAATTTTCACGTTCGTTGCTAGATGTAGGTGGTGTCGAGAGGCTGGTTAACATGACCCGGCATCGTGGACGCTATTCAGTTAGAGTTGTCAAGTTTGCCTCACAG GTGCTGTTTTCAATGTGGGGACACCAAGAGTTACGAGAGGTCTATAAAAAGGCAGGCTGGAAGGAGCAGGACTTTGTAAGCAAGAGTGTAGCTGCTCGTAATGCGGCAGGTGGCGGTGCTAACTCTCCAACTGCCAATAATACACTAAATCGTCCAATGGCCTCGCAGGGGGGAACCCGTTACGAAGACAGGACGATCCAGCGGGGGCAAGGAAAGGCCCACCACCAGTATAATCGG GGAGAAGAGGTGCCGATGGCGAACATGGGTTACAGTGGCGATGGGGGTGTAGTTCCTCCTGCAGGCGGGGTAAGACTGTATCCACCCATGCAG GGTAAGCCTGGTGAACCAGTCTACGCTAAGGTGAACAGAGACAAGAAACGCAACCGACAGTATGACAGCATGGGCCCCCAGTATGGAACGCTGGGGGGAGCTGATGACTGGGGTGGACCCGTTTACTCTGGATCTCCAGCGGCCTCTCCCAACTTCAACAACAGCCCtagcatgaacaacaacaacagcaatgcgaacaataacaacaacaatggcatccTGCTAGAAAATGCAGCGGATGGCCAGGCTGGAGATTCGTGGGTGTGA